The following are from one region of the Hyla sarda isolate aHylSar1 chromosome 6, aHylSar1.hap1, whole genome shotgun sequence genome:
- the IFRD2 gene encoding interferon-related developmental regulator 2 isoform X1: protein MRNSVRHSQPCSLIFALDGTGSRHCTRADSEASEDEGASDILSHCSSASENVSVAEEGSGNDTQDFLSAQEQREDKLKEDIDNITEKSTKTRVTALGSLRLSLSSQVLSDFLAERRVTLTDALERCLKKGKDEEQSLAATVLSLLCIQLGSGPEGEEVFHCLKPILISILTDSSAGLTARQSCATALGLCCFIAAADVEDLISCLGILEGILTMLYSENNGTPPSQQGLVCCAIQSWALLLTICPASHVKKMLESHLPRLSGVLACEFVSLRIAAGESLALLYELARDLDEDFYSEDTDTLCVTLKQLATDSNKYRAKTDRRKQRSIFRDVLHYIESSEFQEETIKFGLEVMYVDSWACRRTYSSFKEALGSGVRHHLQYNEVLRDIFSLGPPLVLDAAAIKASKISRVEKHMFNSAAFKARTKARNRVRDKRADIL from the exons GGTCTCGGCATTGCACTCGGGCAGACTCTGAGGCCAGTGAGGATGAAGGTGCTAGTGATATCCTTAGCCACTGTAGCAGCGCCAGTGAAAATGTTAGTGTTGCCGAGGAGGGGTCAG GAAATGACACACAGGATTTTCTGTCAGCCCAGGAGCAACGGGAAGACAAGCTGAAGGAAGACATAGACAATATTACAGAGAAGAG tacGAAAACAAGAGTTACTGCACTGGGCAGCCTGCGGCTTTCTTTGTCTTCTCAGGTCCTCAGCGATTTCCTTGCAGAAAGAAGAGTCACCCTTACCGATGCACTAGAGCGTTGTTTAAAAAAAG GAAAGGATGAGGAGCAGTCCCTGGCAGCCACAGTACTTTCTCTTCTTTGTATACAATTGGGGTCTGGTCCGGAAGGTGAAGAAGTCTTCCACTGTCTAAAACCGATTCTTATTAGTATATTGACTGATTCCAGTGCTGGATTGACAGCTCGGCAGAGT TGTGCCACCGCTTTGGGTCTGTGCTGTTTTATTGCTGCTGCTGATGTGGAG GATCTCATCTCATGTCTCGGCATCCTAGAGGGAATATTGACTATGTTATACTCGGAAAACAATGGCACCCCACCATCACAGCAAGGCCTGGTTTGTTGTGCCATTCAGTCCTGGGCATTGCTGTTAACAATTTGTCCTGCCAGCCacgtcaagaagatgctggagaG TCATCTTCCCCGTTTGTCAGGAGTCCTGGCATGTGAGTTTGTCAGCCTCCGCATTGCTGCTGGAGAGTCTCTTGCACTTCTGTATGAACTGGCACGTGATCTGGAT GAGGATTTCTATTCTGAAGATACAGACACTCTGTGTGTGACACTGAAGCAATTGGCAACTGACAGCAACAAATACAGAGCAAAGACTGATCGTCGAAAGCAGCGATCTATCTTCCGGGATGTCCTACACTACATTGAA AGCAGCGAGTTtcaagaggagaccataaagtttgGTTTAGAAGTGATGTATGTGGACAGCTGGGCATGCAGGAGAACATACAGCTCTTTTAAAGAAGCACTGGGCTCAGGAGTGAGGCATCACTTACAG TACAACGAGGTTTTGAGAGACATCTTCTCCTTGGGGCCACCACTGGTCTTGGATGCTGCAGCAATTAAAGCAAGTAAAATCTCAAGAGTGGAGAAG CATATGTTCAATTCTGCTGCCTTCAAAGCCAGGACAAAAGCTCGTAACCGGGTCAGAGACAAGAGAGCGGATATTCTATAA
- the IFRD2 gene encoding interferon-related developmental regulator 2 isoform X2 — MPRARRSRAPTKKGSASRGSRHCTRADSEASEDEGASDILSHCSSASENVSVAEEGSGNDTQDFLSAQEQREDKLKEDIDNITEKSTKTRVTALGSLRLSLSSQVLSDFLAERRVTLTDALERCLKKGKDEEQSLAATVLSLLCIQLGSGPEGEEVFHCLKPILISILTDSSAGLTARQSCATALGLCCFIAAADVEDLISCLGILEGILTMLYSENNGTPPSQQGLVCCAIQSWALLLTICPASHVKKMLESHLPRLSGVLACEFVSLRIAAGESLALLYELARDLDEDFYSEDTDTLCVTLKQLATDSNKYRAKTDRRKQRSIFRDVLHYIESSEFQEETIKFGLEVMYVDSWACRRTYSSFKEALGSGVRHHLQYNEVLRDIFSLGPPLVLDAAAIKASKISRVEKHMFNSAAFKARTKARNRVRDKRADIL, encoded by the exons ATGCCTCGGGCCCGGAGGAGCAGAGCGCCCACTAAGAAGGGCAGTGCCAGCCGTG GGTCTCGGCATTGCACTCGGGCAGACTCTGAGGCCAGTGAGGATGAAGGTGCTAGTGATATCCTTAGCCACTGTAGCAGCGCCAGTGAAAATGTTAGTGTTGCCGAGGAGGGGTCAG GAAATGACACACAGGATTTTCTGTCAGCCCAGGAGCAACGGGAAGACAAGCTGAAGGAAGACATAGACAATATTACAGAGAAGAG tacGAAAACAAGAGTTACTGCACTGGGCAGCCTGCGGCTTTCTTTGTCTTCTCAGGTCCTCAGCGATTTCCTTGCAGAAAGAAGAGTCACCCTTACCGATGCACTAGAGCGTTGTTTAAAAAAAG GAAAGGATGAGGAGCAGTCCCTGGCAGCCACAGTACTTTCTCTTCTTTGTATACAATTGGGGTCTGGTCCGGAAGGTGAAGAAGTCTTCCACTGTCTAAAACCGATTCTTATTAGTATATTGACTGATTCCAGTGCTGGATTGACAGCTCGGCAGAGT TGTGCCACCGCTTTGGGTCTGTGCTGTTTTATTGCTGCTGCTGATGTGGAG GATCTCATCTCATGTCTCGGCATCCTAGAGGGAATATTGACTATGTTATACTCGGAAAACAATGGCACCCCACCATCACAGCAAGGCCTGGTTTGTTGTGCCATTCAGTCCTGGGCATTGCTGTTAACAATTTGTCCTGCCAGCCacgtcaagaagatgctggagaG TCATCTTCCCCGTTTGTCAGGAGTCCTGGCATGTGAGTTTGTCAGCCTCCGCATTGCTGCTGGAGAGTCTCTTGCACTTCTGTATGAACTGGCACGTGATCTGGAT GAGGATTTCTATTCTGAAGATACAGACACTCTGTGTGTGACACTGAAGCAATTGGCAACTGACAGCAACAAATACAGAGCAAAGACTGATCGTCGAAAGCAGCGATCTATCTTCCGGGATGTCCTACACTACATTGAA AGCAGCGAGTTtcaagaggagaccataaagtttgGTTTAGAAGTGATGTATGTGGACAGCTGGGCATGCAGGAGAACATACAGCTCTTTTAAAGAAGCACTGGGCTCAGGAGTGAGGCATCACTTACAG TACAACGAGGTTTTGAGAGACATCTTCTCCTTGGGGCCACCACTGGTCTTGGATGCTGCAGCAATTAAAGCAAGTAAAATCTCAAGAGTGGAGAAG CATATGTTCAATTCTGCTGCCTTCAAAGCCAGGACAAAAGCTCGTAACCGGGTCAGAGACAAGAGAGCGGATATTCTATAA